From one Triticum urartu cultivar G1812 chromosome 3, Tu2.1, whole genome shotgun sequence genomic stretch:
- the LOC125544696 gene encoding FBD-associated F-box protein At4g10400-like, with protein sequence MCCVYSPATVSTTSSQRGQIVSSDRSPSYAADAPLRSDEGFDGSAANPSRARRGRDGGDGEPPPLSPAPSVNADGKFDGRAAKRRRAEFGGGVGVDDAAAQDHGDRIGELPDAILLCILSYLPLRDAARSTALSSRWRRLFDQYLLDFNACQPFPPEAGRGCDWFIRAVDSILASRRHIPIRSFRFVMYGQGFLNRMGVVSGWFPVLATCGVREVDVDMLYTVYRPTLPASLLQLASLETLRVCFCDLPKEAEVDALRLPALKTLRLSNVRTSQDALQAMLAHCPSLECAKLKNITGVKQIRLRSKSLVRLYGDLGDLSELVVEDAPSLEELVGIHLPSGRATVKIVSAPKLQVLGYLGKNVGPLVLRDTVFDGGILQSTTLMCSVKTLAIQVPFSEKGRTTFVAQLLKCFPCLEELHVEADSRSISQRVTPESWDTTTSIPCIEHSLNKLVFEDFGGEMCQWGFLTFMLEMAKTLEVVELYCLKGEDCASRLINILSSINRVCQDMEFLFFTSCEPVNGLYLCHCCPRRCQNENRVSLMDTLKHQKK encoded by the exons ATGTGCTGCGTCTACTCCCCCGCCACCGTCTCCACGACCTCGTCGCAGCGAGGTCAGATCGTGTCGTCGGATCGCTCGCCCTCCTACGCCGCCGACGCCCCGCTGCGCTCCGATGAGGGATTCGACGGCAGCGCGGCCAATCCCTCCCGCGCGAGGCGCGGGCGCGACGGCGGAGATGGCGAGCCCCCGCCGCTTTCCCCGGCCCCGAGCGTGAACGCTGACGGGAAATTCGACGGCAGGGCGGCCAAACGCCGTCGCGCGGAGTTCGGCGGCGGTGTCGGCGTTGACGACGCGGCGGCTCAGGACCACGGGGACCGCATCGGCGAACTCCCGGACGCGATCCTGCTGTGCATCCTCTCCTACCTCCCGCTCCGCGACGCCGCCCGTTCGACGGCGCTCTCTTCGCGGTGGCGGCGCCTGTTTGATCAGTACCTCCTGGACTTCAACGCGTGCCAGCCGTTCCCGCCGGAGGCGGGCCGCGGCTGCGACTGGTTCATCCGCGCCGTCGACTCCATCCTCGCCTCGCGCCGCCACATCCCCATCCGCAGCTTCCGCTTCGTGATGTACGGGCAGGGATTCCTCAATCGCATGGGCGTCGTCAGCGGCTGGTTCCCCGTCCTCGCGACCTGCGGTGTCCGAGAAGTCGACGTCGACATGTTGTACACAGTCTATAGGCCGACCCTCCCCGCGTCGCTCCTCCAGCTCGCCTCCCTCGAAACCCTAAGAGTGTGCTTCTGCGATCTTCCGAAGGAAGCGGAGGTGGACGCGCTGCGGCTCCCCGCCCTCAAGACGCTCCGCCTGTCCAATGTCCGAACCTCCCAGGACGCCCTGCAGGCGATGCTTGCTCATTGCCCGTCCCTGGAGTGCGCAAAGCTCAAGAACATCACCGGGGTCAAGCAAATCCGCCTCCGGTCCAAGAGCCTGGTGCGGCTGTACGGCGACTTGGGCGACTTGAGTGAGCTCGTTGTCGAGGACGCCCCGAGCCTTGAAGAACTGGTGGGCATCCATTTGCCGAGCGGCAGAGCAACGGTGAAAATTGTTTCCGCCCCCAAGCTGCAGGTGCTGGGATACTTGGGGAAGAACGTCGGGCCTCTCGTGCTGCGTGATACCGTTTTCGAT GGAGGCATCTTGCAGTCCACTACCCTGATGTGCAGCGTGAAGACCTTGGCCATCCAAGTGCCCTTCTCAGAGAAGGGACGTACCACCTTCGTTGCTCAGTTGCTCAAATGCTTCCCATGCCTTGAGGAGCTCCATGTCGAG GCAGACAGTCGATCAATTTCACAGCGGGTTACTCCTGAATCATGGGACACGACAACTTCTATCCCGTGCATCGAGCATTCGCTCAACAAATTGGTGTTCGAGGATTTTGGAGGAGAAATGTGCCAGTGGGGCTTTCTGACTTTTATGCTTGAGATGGCTAAAACTCTTGAGGTCGTTGAGCTCTACTGTTTGAAAGGCGAAGACTGTGCCAGTAGACTAATAAACATTCTAAGCAGCATAAATAGAGTCTGCCAGGACATGGAGTTCCTCTTCTTCACAAGTTGTGAGCCAGTCAATGGTCTCTACTTGTGCCATTGCTGTCCCCGGCGGTGCCAGAATGAAAACAGAGTTTCGCTGATGGATACTCTGAAGCACCAGAAAAAATAG